In Brevinematales bacterium, the genomic window TTGGAGGTAATGTAATATGGGAATGCTCGTCAAATATCACCTTTATGCCCCAGGTCCGGTAGAGATACCACCTGAAGTACTAAGCGAGATGTCAAAACCTATATTTCACCACAGGACATCTCAATTCAGCGAAGTGCTTGTTAATGCTTGGGAAGGACTAAAGTACGTATTTCAGACAAAAGAACCAGTCTACATACTAGCGTCTTCTGGAACAGGTGCAATGAACGCAGCAGTTGAAAATACTTTATCTTCTGGAGATAAGGTTATAGTTTTAAGTTTTGGTAAGTTTGGTGAAAGATGGGAAAAAATAGCCAAATCTTACGGAGTTGAAGTAATAACTCTTAAGAAAGATTATGGTCATTGCGTTGAACCTGAAGAAGTAGAAGATGCTCTTAAGAAAAATCCTGATGTAAAAGCAGTTTTACTCCAGCATAGTGAAACATCAACAGGAGTATCATCTGATCTAAAAGCAATAGCAAGCATAGTTTCAAAAACAGACGCCATTCTAATAGTGGATGGAATAACATCCGTAGGATGTGATGAGGTTAAAATGGATGAATGGGGTATAGACGTACTAATAGGTGGATCACAAAAATCTTTTATGATACCACCAGGTCTTTCTTTTATAGCACTCTCAGAAAAAGCAAGAAAATATATGGAGAAATCGAATTTACCTAAGTTTTATTTCAATCTCAAAGAAGAAGAAAAAGCTATGTTAGATAAAACGACAGCTTGGACACCAGGTATAACATTAATAATGGCATTAAACAAATCGATCGAACTCATGAAGAAAGAAGGACTTGAAAATGTAATAAAAAGACACAAAGTTATTTCAGAAGCAGTCAGAGAAGGAGTCAAAGCTCTAGGGCTAAATCTGTTCGCAAAATACAAGCTGTACTCAAATGCAGTCACAGCAGTTGAAGTCCCACAAGGTATAGATGGAACTAAAATACCTAAACTCATGAGAAACAAATACGGTGCAGAAATTGCAGGAGGACAAGGAAGTATGAAAGGACAAATATTCAGACTAGGACATCTTGGATATGTAGATAAAGGAGACGTAGTCGTAATGTTACAAGCACTTGAATTTACATTAAGGGAACTAGGATATAAATTTGAACCAGGAGCAAGTCTGTCAGCCGCAAATAAAGTATTGTTTGAAAAGTACGAATTCTAAAAAACTAAAGGGGGTTATACTCCCTTTTTGCCCTGAAAATACAAAAATATCAAAGACAGTACTAAAAAAGTTTAGACTGCTGAAAAGTATAAACTCTAGGTAGAAAGAGATTTGCCAAACCTTACAGAATATTAAAACCTTGATACCAAAATGAATAAAGTCCTTGAAGTAGTAAACCTAGAAATAATACATAAAAAAACAGGTAAAAGCATTATAAGAGATGTAAACTTTCATCTCTTCGAAAACGAAATACTTGGAATTGCAGGTGAAAGTGGTTCAGGGAAAAGTTTAACTGTAAACTCAATTCTAGGTCTCGTAAGCGAAAATCTCGAAGTTAAAGGGAAAGTAATATTTGAAGGGAATAACATATTAAATAAACTTGATTATGAAAGAATCCGAGGAAAGAAAATATCGATAATCTTCCAAGATCCACTAAACGCACTAAATCCAGTATTAAGGATATCCGAACAACTTAAAATGATATCTTTATCTCACAAAATACCATATGAAATTTTGAAAAAAGAACTTTATGAAATATTTGATCGCATAGGTATAAACGCTCCAGATAGAGTTATGAAAAGCTTTCCACATCAGCTAAGTGGTGGTATGCTTCAAAGAATAGTTATATCCTTTGTACTACTACTCAAACCCAAAATTATAATAGCAGATGAACCTACTACATCCCTTGATGTAAGCGTACAAAAAGAAATTATAAAAATACTCAAAGAGATAAAGAAAAATCTCGGAATATCGATAATATTCATAACTCATGATTTACTGCTTGCCAAAGAAATCTGTGACAGAATCATAATAATGTACTCAGGTTATGTTGTAGAAGAAGGTATCACAGAAGAGATATTTAGTAAACCTTTTCATCCTTACACAGAAGGACTCCTATCTTCAATTCCAGATGTTAACAAAAAATCTCAAAATCTTCCTTTCATACCTGGAAGAGTCCCCCACTTCTCT contains:
- a CDS encoding alanine--glyoxylate aminotransferase family protein, whose amino-acid sequence is MGMLVKYHLYAPGPVEIPPEVLSEMSKPIFHHRTSQFSEVLVNAWEGLKYVFQTKEPVYILASSGTGAMNAAVENTLSSGDKVIVLSFGKFGERWEKIAKSYGVEVITLKKDYGHCVEPEEVEDALKKNPDVKAVLLQHSETSTGVSSDLKAIASIVSKTDAILIVDGITSVGCDEVKMDEWGIDVLIGGSQKSFMIPPGLSFIALSEKARKYMEKSNLPKFYFNLKEEEKAMLDKTTAWTPGITLIMALNKSIELMKKEGLENVIKRHKVISEAVREGVKALGLNLFAKYKLYSNAVTAVEVPQGIDGTKIPKLMRNKYGAEIAGGQGSMKGQIFRLGHLGYVDKGDVVVMLQALEFTLRELGYKFEPGASLSAANKVLFEKYEF
- a CDS encoding ABC transporter ATP-binding protein — protein: MNKVLEVVNLEIIHKKTGKSIIRDVNFHLFENEILGIAGESGSGKSLTVNSILGLVSENLEVKGKVIFEGNNILNKLDYERIRGKKISIIFQDPLNALNPVLRISEQLKMISLSHKIPYEILKKELYEIFDRIGINAPDRVMKSFPHQLSGGMLQRIVISFVLLLKPKIIIADEPTTSLDVSVQKEIIKILKEIKKNLGISIIFITHDLLLAKEICDRIIIMYSGYVVEEGITEEIFSKPFHPYTEGLLSSIPDVNKKSQNLPFIPGRVPHFSELKYECPFADRCSSVQEICRLKVPELEEIQNRKVRCFVVSQQKNINAVQQR